The Cloacibacillus sp. An23 genomic sequence TCTCCGCTGTTGAGGACTCGCGCGAGCGCACCGTCATAGATATACTGCCGCCTTCGATGGACAGACTGCGCCTCTTCCCCGTAGGGCGGCTCGACCGCGACAGCGAGGGGCTGATGATTCTCACGAACGACGGCATGTTTTCGCAGGAGCTCATACACCCGCGGAACGGCTTCACAAAGACCTACGAGGTTGAGCTCCGCCGCCCGATGGACGAGCCGGCGCTCATACGCTGGACGAAAGGCGTAGACGCCGACGGAGTGTTCCTCAAGCCGCTTTCCGTCCGCCGCCTCGCGCGCAATCCGATGCAGTGCTGGTTCGAGGTCGTCTTAGGCGAGGGGATAAAGCGCGAAATACGCCTAATGGCGCGAGCCCTGGGGAACGACGTTCGCCGCCTGCTGCGCCGCAAAATCGGCAAACTGACGCTGAAAACACTGCCCGCCGGAGAATTCATACCGGTAGACCGGGAGACGCTATGGCGCTATATAAAAGAAGGGAAGACGATATAGACGCAGGCGCAGGCGGGAAAGAAATCTTCCCGAGCAGCCGACGGAGCCGCAGACTCAGCCGTTCAGCATTCCATCGGGCCACCCCTCGGACTCGCGCATGTTCCTCAGCGCGTGGATGATGTTGCTCTTCAGCTCCGGAGTCTCCTCCATCAGACGTGCCAGCGTCGCTTTCGCCTCGTCGCGCTTCGTCGCGCCGCCGAAAGGACAGCACGAGCTCGTCACCGGCAGTGCGAGGCGCTCCGCTTCGAGCTTGATATTGCGCTCTTCGACATATATCATCGGCCGTA encodes the following:
- a CDS encoding pseudouridine synthase, coding for MSEGTVRLNRYLAMCGAGARRKVEEYITDGRVRINGTTVTEPGRQVAPGDVVELDGRELSPVESTYLIFNKPKGVLSAVEDSRERTVIDILPPSMDRLRLFPVGRLDRDSEGLMILTNDGMFSQELIHPRNGFTKTYEVELRRPMDEPALIRWTKGVDADGVFLKPLSVRRLARNPMQCWFEVVLGEGIKREIRLMARALGNDVRRLLRRKIGKLTLKTLPAGEFIPVDRETLWRYIKEGKTI